The genomic stretch CTGCACCAACGGCAGTGACTTCAACCTCATGCATTAAGGTAAGTGCTTACCTTACTCCATGCCTTTCTTATCTTAGGGGTGGTAGCGGTCCCTCAAAACTATGCTGTTATGGAGCAAAGAAGCTTAACGGGACGGCCGGCACTACCGCCGACCGTCAGGCTACCTGCAAGTGCTTGAAAAGTGCTGCTGGTTTCGTTTCTGGTTTGAATGACACCAAC from Lathyrus oleraceus cultivar Zhongwan6 chromosome 7, CAAS_Psat_ZW6_1.0, whole genome shotgun sequence encodes the following:
- the LOC127104602 gene encoding non-specific lipid-transfer protein 1, which codes for MASLKLTCVVALALLCMVVITAPTAVTSTSCIKVSAYLTPCLSYLRGGSGPSKLCCYGAKKLNGTAGTTADRQATCKCLKSAAGFVSGLNDTNAGTLSAKCDLNLPYKFGPDTDCTSITL